CGTTCACAGTCGGTTCCTCTCCTCAGTTATGCCTCCGTTTGTCACGCGTTTAAAGCCTCAAAGCAGCTACTTGGTGCTCTGTAGCGagtaatttctgctttaatgcTCAGGGAATTAACGCTCACGCTCCCAGCCCTGCGGGCGAGGTGAGGCAGCGCCTGTGTTGTTCCGCAGCCCTTTTTCTCGCAGCAGGATACTGTGCTGAGGTGGAAGATGGCTTTGTGGGCTCGGCAGGTCTCCCGCTGGTGTTGCCTCCTGCAAACGGCCCGTGCTGCTGAATTTCCTCGGAggctgaggagctgcagcagcaccgtACAGGCATGTCGTGGGTTCgcccctctgcctctgctgccctCTAGAAATGACATTCTTCCGTGGAGATTTCAGGCATACGGGCATGTATCTGTAGGAAGCTGTTCTCCGCCTGACAGTGCCAAGGATGGATCCTTTTCTTCTCCCGAAAGTAACTTGCCTTCACCGGTAAAACAGGaacaagcaaaagcagaaacattacCTGACCTGAATACAAAAATACTGTGTGAAGGTAAGAGGCTTTAGGGATATCATTTCTCCTGAGTCTCCAAACCATGTATTCAGTATTACCCTTGATTCTCCTTTTTTGGCCTGTTTATCTAAAATACTTCCTTGAAGTTCCTGACTTTCACTTGCTTTTAGCCCCATAGTTAACGCAGAATTCCTGTGGTCACTCTAGCATATAAAGAATACTTTTAAGCTGAGATAAAGATATGTTTTCAGTAGAAATGTTGGTCTGGAGCTGCTGTTtgaagagcttttcttttcGTAACTCTACCTGTAGCAACTGAGCATTTGCCTTTCCCTCGTAGTTCTACTGGTACAAAATAAaggggttggtttgttgttttttggggggttttgttgaGCAGGAGTGGGGGAAGCCACCTCTGAAGCAGCTTGCACAAAGCAGCCGCTTGAATAATCAGGGATGAAcaacaggaggcagcagagtgTGAAGCCTGCTTAAGCACTGCCCTCATCAGAAATGCTGTCAAACTGTCTCCTGAGGAAAGGATATAGATACAAGGTCGCCTTGGTGGTGTTGCCCTGAGGAAACTACCTCACTTTTCTCTACTTTTATATCTAAGTGAGGATAAAAAAATACCACTCTCTGAAAATAATTCTAGTATGCTGAGGAAACTTTCTCTGGATTACTAAGCAGTCTTGTATGTTCAGATTCTGCTTTGAGCCCAGCCAACTTGGATCCTACAGAGCTTATTTTTGGGGTGGCTCAGAGCTGCAACTGAgatctgtgtgtttgtgcagcTGGTTCTGGAAACAGTGCTGCACCAGAACTGACAGGTCAGCCAGCTTGTATGTGTCTGCACCTGCGGTGCAGTTTATTTACGTGCCAGATTTTTATCTGCCAGCAGACTTACTgttgtatatgtgtgtgtggagCATTTTGCCCAGTTGGCAGTGTATATAATGGAATAAATATAATTGCtaactttttttggggggtgagggTGGTGTAACTTGCTGTATGTTTCCTGATAGGATGTTTAAAGAACTTAGAGTGGCAAAAAAAGGGCATCTATGCTTCCAGAATGGACCTTGGTCTATATTGGTTCGATTCTCAACAAGTTGAAAAGAAATGCTTGATATCCATATAGATTCCTGGAGAGTTCTTATTACTGTTTAAGGTGTAAGTGttgctaaaaatgttttactgtgcTTTTGCTTCTGAGgctttgagaaaaagaaatggcaagaCCTTCAACATCTATTAGGCTAGTCTGTGCAACTCTTCCTAGAACAATAGGATCTTCCTACTTATATTGGAACCTGTTTTGGTAGTTCTggtgtggctttgtttttttgatGTGGAAGAGTGTTACCCTAGTCTCTAGGAAGTCCTTGTGCGAAGGTACAGGACACAGAAAATCCCCATCCTGTAGAGTTTATAATTAGGGTGTTGATCAGTAATCAGTTTGATAATTGAGGTGGATGCTAGCAGTCAGCCTGCAAAACAGTAAACTTGATCTAGCTGCTGTGAGTTCCTGTCAATGGAAAAATAGACCAgtttagagaaatatttttttaaaaagacactgaGCTCTGTGACTTGGAACACTTAAGGAGAAACAAGCATAATGATGTTCACTTGGAAACTGTAATGAGTAGGAAATGGAGCTTGACTTCTTTAGCTGTTAGAGGTGGTGGCAGATAACAGCCATTCTGTAATGGATAAGATACGATAGCTTGGTTGCAGTTGGCTGTGAAATACCTTGAAAGTTAAAACTGCAGTTCAGGCATCAGACTCAGAAGAGGCACAAAGTAGCAGGCTTGTCAGGTTATGAAAAATGATCTGCTCTGTATATGATCAGGCAAGAATGCATTtgtgaagacagaaagaaaattatttttcaagaaggTGGTGTGATCTGTTGCAGGCAGTGATCAAGGCAGCAGAGTGAAGGCAGGCTTGCTGGGTGCTACGCTCAGATCCAGCCACGTGAGCAAGAGTTGATGGGCAGTGACAGGAGATGGAACAGAGACAAAAACTGGCAATAGAGTCTGTGTTTTcatatgttttcaaataataataGATTGGCTGTTCATCTCATGGACAGTGttcttgtattttgaaatggatTTTAAGAGGTCTGTATAAGCATTTGGTGGGAGCAGCTTTGTCTTTCATGAAATGCATTTGGGTCTTCTATATTTGTTTCTTAGACTGGGATGACATCCCACCTTCGTCTGCTTTGGAGGAGATTTCTGAGGAAGCAGCCGTACAGATCATTGCAGAACCACTTCTTCCCCTTCAGTCTTCCACGCTCCGAGATTATGTTGATCACTCGGAAACTCTGGCAAAACTTGTCCACCTAGGTATGTGtgattttgtttgtggtttgccTATATCTGGAGCTTTGGAGATTCTGTAATTTGTCTTTTGATCTTACTGGTTGCCTTGTAAAGTTGAAAACAGGAACAGTGACCAATGACTAAGGGCAGCAGAACGTTATCCAGGGTaagtggaaaaagagaagggacTGCATGACTCCCTAGCAATGCTATATTGAAGGCAAGGCTGGCTAGCTTTAGTCCCTTAGTGCTGTGGATGCTATAAGGAGGCATCTCCCACAGCTTCCAGAGGTGAGCAGCACTTTGTGTAACTTGATTGGTCTCTCTTCTTTTGGGCTGGTTAAGGATGCTTTAATTTGCTGCAAAAGAAATTGCAGCTCTCTGTccttggaaggaaggaaagcgGTTGCTATGCAGAACCTTAGAAGTGGGGCACAGTAAACTGGAGAGGCAAGGAGGAAGGGATGGAAGAAAACCTTACTTCTCATCAAAAAGCACTTGGACTGTGCGAGGATAGCTGAATTCAAGGTTGCTGGCCACCTCCTTGTTTCCCAAAAGTGCAAGGAACACTAGAAGGAGGttggagaaataaatatttgagagGGGGCGATCTGGCTCCATGCAGTAACAAATTGCTATGTGTGAGCCAGTATCCAAAGGCACTTCACTGCAAAATCGTCCCCTTCCCTTGGATAATGGAGTTGGGAATTCCTTGCACACATACTTCTGTGCAACTAGAGTAGGTCTCCACATGTGGCACGTGCTAGTGTACTTGATTCCCCACATGCAGAATTCACTGCAAATGTCTTCcttcaaaaaataaacttaGTGAAAGCGTCTAAAATGACTGTTTGTTTTATCTGGAATCTTTCCACAGTATACAAGGTGTTGTGACCTTGCTGTGTTGAGCAATTGAAGCATGCTAAAGCAGTGCAAAAAAGGAGTAGTCCTATAAATTTCAACATGCCTTCCTGAAACATTTATAGGAAGTAGGGTCtgtgtttaattaaaacaatatctAATTTTGTTTGTTGTAGGAGTTGACTTATCCCAAGTGGAGAAACGTCAAAAGGCAGGTCAGCTCTTACTGACCTTGGACTTTGAAAAAGatgtaagaaaaatacttctgtttcttaAGGATGTGGGTGTAGAAGACAATCAGCTGGGACCGTTCCTGACAAAAAATCCATACATCCTTGCTGAAGATCTGGAAGCTTTAGAAACCAGGTAAGCCTTTCAGATAGCAGCGGGATGTTAAGCCCTTGGCTTGAAGGTCTGGTTTCCCAGTTGGCTTAACCTTGATGTCTGAACctgtgttgctgctgcttcccttctCACTAGATCCCTGGCTCCATGTTCCTGTGCCTTCCCATCAGTCAGCGTTAACATGTGGTGATATCATAAGTCGAGTCAACATCCTGATCCATCTGAAAACTGTCCATTAACAAATTGTACTGCTCATCCCTGTCTTTCTGCCACAGAGGAAGCAGCTTGCCATCCTAGGCCACTTGCTTTCCCTGGGTCAGCTTAGATTCCAAAATGTTGGTTCCTGAGGCTTTACCTAAATTTGTAGAACAATATTAACCTCTTCAGTCATGCCTTGAAACCACTCTTCTAGATGATATGTCTACCCATACCTTGTGAATTCTGCAGTAAAAGAAGTGGACCATATATCTTCTGTGTTTACTGCTAATAGCAGCAGAACGTTTtggtgacatttttttcctgttgtccAGCTCAAACTGAGCAC
Above is a genomic segment from Ciconia boyciana chromosome 2, ASM3463844v1, whole genome shotgun sequence containing:
- the MTERF3 gene encoding transcription termination factor 3, mitochondrial isoform X1, which translates into the protein MVSPESGRGGHARGLGRARDPREGQPFFSQQDTVLRWKMALWARQVSRWCCLLQTARAAEFPRRLRSCSSTVQACRGFAPLPLLPSRNDILPWRFQAYGHVSVGSCSPPDSAKDGSFSSPESNLPSPVKQEQAKAETLPDLNTKILCEDWDDIPPSSALEEISEEAAVQIIAEPLLPLQSSTLRDYVDHSETLAKLVHLGVDLSQVEKRQKAGQLLLTLDFEKDVRKILLFLKDVGVEDNQLGPFLTKNPYILAEDLEALETRVAYLKSKKFGKAEIAQMVSRAPYLLLFSVERLDNRLGFFKNELGLSVKKTKDLVIRLPRLLTGKLEPVKENLQVCQIELGFQRNEIQQIVFKTPKILTASKKRLKQTFDYLHNIMGIPHHMLTRFPQVFNSKLLRIKERHMFLTFLGRAQYDPAQPSYISLDQLVSLPDEVFCTEIAKASIQDFEKFLKTL
- the MTERF3 gene encoding transcription termination factor 3, mitochondrial isoform X2, yielding MVSPESGRGGHARGLGRARDPREGQQDTVLRWKMALWARQVSRWCCLLQTARAAEFPRRLRSCSSTVQACRGFAPLPLLPSRNDILPWRFQAYGHVSVGSCSPPDSAKDGSFSSPESNLPSPVKQEQAKAETLPDLNTKILCEDWDDIPPSSALEEISEEAAVQIIAEPLLPLQSSTLRDYVDHSETLAKLVHLGVDLSQVEKRQKAGQLLLTLDFEKDVRKILLFLKDVGVEDNQLGPFLTKNPYILAEDLEALETRVAYLKSKKFGKAEIAQMVSRAPYLLLFSVERLDNRLGFFKNELGLSVKKTKDLVIRLPRLLTGKLEPVKENLQVCQIELGFQRNEIQQIVFKTPKILTASKKRLKQTFDYLHNIMGIPHHMLTRFPQVFNSKLLRIKERHMFLTFLGRAQYDPAQPSYISLDQLVSLPDEVFCTEIAKASIQDFEKFLKTL
- the MTERF3 gene encoding transcription termination factor 3, mitochondrial isoform X3, giving the protein MVSPESGRGGHARGLGRARDPREGQDTVLRWKMALWARQVSRWCCLLQTARAAEFPRRLRSCSSTVQACRGFAPLPLLPSRNDILPWRFQAYGHVSVGSCSPPDSAKDGSFSSPESNLPSPVKQEQAKAETLPDLNTKILCEDWDDIPPSSALEEISEEAAVQIIAEPLLPLQSSTLRDYVDHSETLAKLVHLGVDLSQVEKRQKAGQLLLTLDFEKDVRKILLFLKDVGVEDNQLGPFLTKNPYILAEDLEALETRVAYLKSKKFGKAEIAQMVSRAPYLLLFSVERLDNRLGFFKNELGLSVKKTKDLVIRLPRLLTGKLEPVKENLQVCQIELGFQRNEIQQIVFKTPKILTASKKRLKQTFDYLHNIMGIPHHMLTRFPQVFNSKLLRIKERHMFLTFLGRAQYDPAQPSYISLDQLVSLPDEVFCTEIAKASIQDFEKFLKTL
- the MTERF3 gene encoding transcription termination factor 3, mitochondrial isoform X4; this translates as MALWARQVSRWCCLLQTARAAEFPRRLRSCSSTVQACRGFAPLPLLPSRNDILPWRFQAYGHVSVGSCSPPDSAKDGSFSSPESNLPSPVKQEQAKAETLPDLNTKILCEDWDDIPPSSALEEISEEAAVQIIAEPLLPLQSSTLRDYVDHSETLAKLVHLGVDLSQVEKRQKAGQLLLTLDFEKDVRKILLFLKDVGVEDNQLGPFLTKNPYILAEDLEALETRVAYLKSKKFGKAEIAQMVSRAPYLLLFSVERLDNRLGFFKNELGLSVKKTKDLVIRLPRLLTGKLEPVKENLQVCQIELGFQRNEIQQIVFKTPKILTASKKRLKQTFDYLHNIMGIPHHMLTRFPQVFNSKLLRIKERHMFLTFLGRAQYDPAQPSYISLDQLVSLPDEVFCTEIAKASIQDFEKFLKTL